Proteins encoded in a region of the Podarcis muralis chromosome 6, rPodMur119.hap1.1, whole genome shotgun sequence genome:
- the CALHM1 gene encoding calcium homeostasis modulator protein 1, with the protein MDKFRMIFQFLQSNQESFMNGICGIMALASAQMYVAFDFNCPCLPGYNLAYGMGILFVPPLVLFLLGFVMNNNVSMLAEEWKRPTGKRQKDPAVLRYMFCSMAQRAMIAPAVWISVTLLHGECFICAFSTSVPVDKLGNQSYTQLPEKELRRILARIPCTDIYKGQELIAKEVATRYLRCISQAMGWTFVLLMTLLAFLVRSLRPCFTQAAFLKSKYWSHYIDIERKLFDETCTEHAKSFAKVCIQQFFEGTNKDLSMGHATFVEKTPSETGEEKEKLLGIMDQGTMNKILKNWHKCKPPLCLSQEVIQNGNCWAGEIAHPQPPKREYATYYSKV; encoded by the exons ATGGATAAATTCCGTATGATCTTCCAGTTCCTCCAGTCCAACCAGGAATCATTCATGAATGGCATATGTGGCATCATGGCTCTTGCCAGTGCACAGATGTACGTGGCTTTTGACTTCAACTGCCCATGTCTACCAGGTTATAACCTGGCCTATGGGATGGGTATCCTGTTTGTGCCACCCCTGGTCTTGTTTCTACTGGGCTTTGTGATGAATAACAATGTCTCCATGTTGGCTGAAGAGTGGAAAAGACCCACAGGGAAGAGACAGAAAGACCCGGCTGTCCTGCGTTACATGTTCTGTTCCATGGCACAGCGAGCTATGATTGCTCCTGCTGTTTGGATTTCAGTCACACTCTTGCATGGAGAGTGCTTTATATGTGCCTTCAGCACCTCTGTGCCTGTAGATAAGTTGGGGAACCAGAGCTATACCCAACTACCTGAGAAGGAACTGAGGAGAATTCTGGCCCGGATTCCCTGCACAGACATCTACAAGGGGCAGGAACTTATTGCCAAAGAGGTGGCAACCAGGTATCTGCGCTGTATATCACAG GCAATGGGCTGGACCTTTGTGCTGTTGATGACCTTGTTGGCATTCCTTGTTCGTTCCTTACGTCCCTGCTTTACTCAAGCCGCATTCCTGAAAAGCAAGTATTGGTCTCACTATATTGACATCGAACGCAAGCTCTTTGATGAGACCTGCACGGAACACGCTAAAAGCTTTGCCAAGGTTTGCATCCAGCAGTTCTTTGAGGGCACGAATAAGGACCTAAGCATGGGTCATGCAACCTTTGTGGAAAAGACACCTTCCGAAacaggagaagagaaggaaaaatTGCTGGGCATCATGGATCAAGGGACCATGAACAAAATTCTGAAGAACTGGCACAAATGTAAGCCCCCTTTGTGCCTCAGCCAAGAGGTGATCCAGAATGGGAATTGTTGGGCAGGAGAAATCGCACACCCTCAGCCGCCTAAAAGAGAGTATGCTACCTATTACAGCAAAGTCTGA
- the CALHM2 gene encoding calcium homeostasis modulator protein 2: MAAFIAENFRFLSLFFKSKDVMIFNGLVALGTVGSQELFSVVAFHCPCSPARNYIYGLAAIGVPALALFVIGVIWNTHTWNLVAECHKRGTKNFSAAANFLIFGSVMGRAAVAPVTWSVISLLRGEAYVCALSEFIEPTSLDKFPPGYGAETMARFPCKDVPQNLTRFQDEVIRRLKYESQLFGWVLIGAVAVLVFITKCLKHCCSPLSYRQEDYWNLYRSSEAKLFQRTAEIHSKVVAANNVKNFFGFVCLDKEEKELVQEFAVETLQPRPQWDAITGVYIYREKNGFPLYSRLHKWAKGATGNSLGPDSQEMAFLAT; this comes from the exons ATGGCCGCCTTCATTGCTGAAAACTTCCGCTTCCTTTCACTTTTCTTCAAGAGCAAAGATGTGATGATTTTCAATGGCCTGGTGGCTCTGGGCACTGTTGGAAGCCAAGAACTTTTCTCTGTGGTTGCTTTCCATTGTCCATGCTCCCCAGCCAGGAACTACATCTATGGTCTGGCTGCCATTGGTGTACCAGCTCTGGCCCTGTTCGTCATTGGTGTCATCTGGAACACTCACACTTGGAACTTGGTAGCTGAGTGCCACAAACGAGGAACCAAGAACTTTTCAGCAGCAGCCAACTTCTTGATCTTTGGCTCTGTCATGGGACGGGCTGCAGTTGCTCCTGTTACATGGTCCGTGATCTCACTGCTTCGTGGAGAGGCTTATGTCTGTGCCTTGAGTGAATTCATAGAACCTACATCTCTGGATAAGTTTCCACCTGGCTACGGAGCAGAAACCATGGCCAGGTTCCCTTGTAAAGACGTGCCGCAAAACTTGACAAGATTTCAGGATGAGGTTATAAGACGATTAAAATATGAGTCTCAG CTGTTTGGGTGGGTGCTCATTGGTGCGGTTGCAGTTCTTGTGTTCATCACCAAGTGCCTCAAACACTGCTGCTCACCACTCAGCTACCGCCAGGAGGACTACTGGAATCTGTACCGCTCCAGTGAGGCCAAACTCTTCCAGCGCACTGCTGAGATACACTCGAAGGTTGTGGCTGCAAACAACGTCAAAAACTTCTTTGGCTTTGTGTGTCTGGataaggaggagaaggagttGGTGCAGGAATTTGCTGTCGAAACCCTTCAGCCCAGGCCACAATGGGATGCCATCACAGGGGTCTATATCTATCGGGAGAAGAACGGCTTCCCCCTCTATAGCCGTCTCCATAAATGGGCCAAAGGTGCGACAGGAAACAGCTTAGGTCCCGACAGCCAGGAAATGGCCTTCTTAGCTACCTAG